AAACCATATTCGTCCCAAAAACTATTGTCTGAATTGTTATTACATTTCTAATGATactggaataattttttattatatatcaAACTTTCCCTTTCTTTAAATGCCATTAATACTACATTTCAGGGCCACTACCATTGTTGAAATGTTTGACCTATTGTGTTTCTTGAGTCCAGGTTGAATAGGACcttaatttgagaaaattaccTGTTTACAATGAAAACTTTCCTTAGTATTTGCAAATATTGGGAGTGCACAGTATTAGTCTAAAATCGTGTTTATTGGTGTTCTGccaaacattttgaaataaactgTACAATTACAGAAGATCTGAAAAATGTACTAAAATTAGTGTCTCAAATTTTTgccataaaattataaatagttTGTTAAGACTGACTAAGTGAATTACATATATTGCAAATTATTCTAATGATAGATTTTAACAGTTCCATTTACTGTACCAGAAATAAAGTGAATTCTCTAGCATTGCTTGGGACCAAACTGCCCAATCAGAAATTCATTTGTTTACTTTGTTAGCCATGCTAATAAGTTTTCAAGGAACATCAGATTATGTGATAATGATGTATCTTTTTAAAAGAGagagcaacattttttacacCAAAAAACTACTTGATtagttatttttctaaatcatATCCTAGAGTAAGTCTAACTCCCTTTCAGTGCAATTATCctcagattttatttatttaaagtttctatAACAATTATATGTAAGTTGCTTTCCTTTTGTTCACCAGTTTTCTACTTCTAACAGTAAAGTGTTATTTTATCTGATTTAACAATTTGAggacattttttaacattttggcACCACAGAGTCTACACAAAAAGATGTTTGGGCTCTCAAAGTTTGTATGTCCTGCCTCATTCCATTGGGAAGTTAAATATAGAGAAGTTACACCAATTTGGGGTACTAAATATACACCACTCAGTAGCTAAAACTGTGTCAGAGAtgataaaatatgattttaacgaaaaactcaaaatatcAATTAGTGTTCTTGAACTTTAGGATCAAAGATTCTGTTCATTCTTCAATCCCACCTGTTAACTGCAGTCAATTCAGCATGACTAACTTTAATGGACAAATACCAGTGGACACTAAAGTGTCAAAACTGAAATCGAGCACTAACAAGAAATTTTGTGGTCCTGAGGCTGGAACTGATCTACTTCATGAGGGTCAAATCACATGGTTCACATTCTGTGCCCTTAAAAACTTTAAGCATGGAGGCATGCATGACATCATTATCACTTTATGGTCAATTGATGCAGCAtggttcaaaaatgtttgaacTTTGATTATTAAGACAAATCGGCTAAAATCATTgtgaaaatatgcaatttcttatagaaaatgtaaacgataatttaaataatgggTAACGTATGATCACTGTCGTGGCAACCAGgtttccttgaaaaaaaaaactaagggCACTTACCCtataatttttcagaaacagGAGACCGAGAATTTGCTGAAAAACCGAAAACTTcgaaaattaacttaaaaacaataacaatataaaaatcacACCAAGATCTGGGACAACTAGAAAGCCGGAAAAAAGAAAGTCCTAACTAACATTTACTCGACATTGACATTAGTGACAAATTGGATAATCGTCGCGTTCCGATCACAATTGAACGATCAGCACAGATTCATGTGAACTGGATGGGTGATGAAGTAATTATCACCtaatagaattaaaatttctcatcgattatttaaaatttataattaattctaAATCTAAACAATCGTTATGCTGGCATACTTAATGCATATTTGAGTTTGTAGTCAAGAGGTCATTATAATTGTAAAATGTCAACTCTACACTCACCCTTTACAAATGATGAAATGTACAGATTCCGACAAGACTCTCACTTTTAGAACGATAGTGTTGTACTCAAGATAGGAAAAACCTCTATATTTTAGGCTACCAAACGTACCCTAGGGACGATATAGCGTGAGATTCGAAGATAATTCTATGTCAGTCCCACTCATAAGTAAGagagaaaacaaaataaaatgacatTTCATATACCGAAATTTTTAGCAAAGCTTCAACGCAAATTGAAAATAGCCGAATAAGTTACCGAAGATTAACGAAACGgaggtaatttttaaataaattattattctacaataaaattcaatttaatagtttttactGATTAACGGTTGCGGGCTACTATAAAACATACTAAATCTAATTCGATTGCAATATTTGGATTTTAACTTGTGTATATTGAGATAAATCCAcgtaaaaaaaccaaaattttgattataattattataatgcgCGTAATGATTAATGTTTCTTTCTAGCTCATAAGATTAGATAAACAACACAAGCTATGAATGTCGGAActtcttcttttttaatttctgaatttatttttaacaagacTTTAATGTTATAATTGGAGCAAATGcaagtaacaaaaataaataatttaagagtaatttttgcacatattgatcaacgtaatatttttttggtatatGTTATGTGTTAAATAAATTCGCAGAAGCCTGTGAAAGTCTCTTTCCTTCTTTCTACTTATTATAAGCATTTTAATCTTAATTTCATAATCTTAATTTGCTAATATACTGATGAATACAACAATATTGTAATCCAATAAACATTGTGTAAACTATCAAATTTAAGCAGTGTTGAAACCTTATCACCAACctataagatattttttttattcaatacaACATTCAACCTATTACCACCAGCACTCGCAACTTACGCCAGACCATAATCATCCGATTCAACGATAGTATAAAAGACCTTCACTGCCTCTCCTCTGTTTCATTCCTTCAATCTCCATCACCCAAGTTTCATCACTTGAACAAGCATAATGTATGAGAAAATCAACATTGACGTATTAAACAACTCTGGAATACGGATTGTGGATCTGCGAAGTGATACTGTTAGTAAACCTACCCCAGAAATGAGGGAGGCCATGTATCGAGCTCCTGTAGGAGATGATGTTTATGGGGAAGACCCCACAGTGGCCAAGTTAGAAAGGCAAGCAGCCGAACTGCTTGGTATGGAGGAGGCAGTGTTCGTTGCTAGTGGGACCATGGCTAATTTAATTGCAAGTAAGTGCAACCTAATTACTAGAGATTCTGGATTAGCCCTTCAATATGAGAATATGAAGAGATAATTCTGGAAATCTTGAATGAATTAGAGGTACTTGTTTAGCAGCTTGATGATGACTACTTTCTTtaagtaatataaaaaaaattataccagTTCAAGCTTTACCTTGTTTACAGCTTAACacatattaaattatgttaataattaatcatcCCAAAGTGGGTGGAAAGTACTCAGATATTTCTGAGaatatttctgtaaatttgaGGTGGATTATGTGTTTTCCAGACTTGGAAGTTCACATATGTTCCTATTTTTGATTCAGATAGAGTCAAATTCTTCAAtgtattgttaattttgtatAGAGCATTGAGAAATTGAGTATTTGGTTGTAATAATGGTTTCAGTGGAAATTTTCTTCTGCATAAGATTCATGAATATCTTTGATATAATCTTTTGGCTCTGAGagtcaaattatgaatatggTGTTAACTTTACCAGGCAGAtagtttttatgtaaattaaaaaatcaatgtttctataaatattcattttttaattatatgatTAACTGGATGGTGCATTTATATTTTGGCCTAGTCCTTAAGCGCCAGAAAGTTAATATTTAGATAACTCTGTACTAAAAGAATGACttttatagaaatgaaaaaataaggtgAGGCCATTGGCCAGTTTCTctgtttctatttaaattatcttATAAATAAAGTTGCCAGTATCTTTATGTATTAGCTTTTAAgaacaaaattattgttcTGCTAGTATGTTAAGCTTCTATTCTCAACTTAACAGAATGTTTGCTTTCAGAAATTGTGCTAATTTTGCTCTTAACAAAGTCATTTCTAGTGTTAGTCTGAAGTGCTTCTCAATCTcccataaaacattttaagcaGTAATTTTTCCAGCCATtaacaatgcaattttttatgataattttgcATTGAACTATTTTAAGCAATAAAAAGATGATTCAAAGACAATTGTTGCTAACCTTATTAGAACCAAAAACTGCTGTGTTAacaatgtataaaaaaatgattagtGGAATGATTCCCTTTATTTGACCTTTTGCAATCTTTTGGAAGATTATTAATGATgttgaaatgtaaattttttcattttggtaCATTTAGTGAGTGCTAGTTTTAATGTGATTGCCAAATATGAAACTTGTTTATCATATAAATGAaagtatacagggtaattCCTCTTGGACAATTATGTCGTAAATCattataaactaaattaactgGTTGAAACCagaaacatttctttttatgcTAAAGGTCAAATCTCTAATTGGCTCATTAAGGATTGTGCGTCTACAGATAATGCATTGCTGAACACGTTTGGGTCTGCATAAGAATTCAGGAAGAAAAATAcctgaataatttttctgttcaaatgtagtcaaaaatataataaatttttttaaagaaatatgaagcattcataaaatattatttattttttttactagtgacatatatttttcttttaaaatattcaagatcACTTCCATGAGAACGCTTCtagtgaaataaaaatatttttctccttTGAAAAATACGTCTTTACACTTATTTTACGCTctccaattttcattaaaacactTTATGCCGGAACGGACTTATTaggaaataactaaaaaaaaattaattttttatcacctTGTATTTCAGACGAAAAGCGATATCATACTCATGCTTGTACGAACTTTTTTTTCGTTGCGGTCATACAAACTTATAGTAAGCAGTAGGGAGACCTATTCTGAAACACTATATCATTTTATAGTTATGGTGCATTGCAACCAAAGAGGCAGTGAAATCATCTCCGGAGATTTCGGACatactttcaaatttgaacaagGTCAGTCGATTTCATCAATACAAAGAAAACTAGATATAAAGTCGTCAATGTTTTTAGGTGGTACTGCTCAAATTGCAGGAGTTCACACCGCCGTAATTAAAAACAACGAAGACGGTACCTTTAGTATCGACGATTTACGTAAGAAAATCCGGAAAAATCCCGATTTTCATGAACCAATTTCTTCGTTGATTATCGTGGAGAACACGCACAACTTGTGTGGAGGCAAAGTAAGCTACGATTCCTACTTGCATAAAGTAAAGTCTCACATAAGTGGTTTAAGGTATTGCCCTTAGAGTGGATGGAAAAGGTTCACAATGTGGCCCAAGAATACAATTTGCCGGTGCACATGGATGGTGCTCGCATGATGAATGCAgcagtttatttaaaagttcCACCTAGCAGGGTAGTGAGGGATGTGGATTCTGTGTGCTTTTGTCTTAGCAAGGGTCTTGGATGTCCTGTTGGGGCTATTTTAGCTGGGACATCAGAGTTCATTGCCAAGTAAGCaatagttttcattaaaaaattattcatttttacatGTATCTAGtttgtacttaaaaaaaattttttttttagagcaAGACGAGTACGTAAGGCAATAGGAGGCGGATGGAGACAAGCTGGAATTATTGCAGCTGCGGGTTTGGTGGCATTGGATAAAATGATCGGGAGACTTGAGGAGGATCATAAACATGCATTCCAGATTGCCAAAGGTAAGAATTTACTTCAGAAAAGACTGTATGAGAAGGGTTATTTAGAGGTCTCTTGAAGCGTATTAAACTAACCGGGATTATGATTTAAAGTAATGCGTTTCGATTCCATGGTTTTGCACgctttgttttattataagttaatttttaataagctcTTGATTTGTATATAAATTCGAGCTTATACTTCCACGAGGTGTTTGGGTACATTTACCGGTGAACATAGTTTAACGTTTATTAagatttaatgaagtttttatttacgttaatatatttatattgacGCTATTAAAGTAATGGTTTACTAACTGAATTCATCAGTAATGGTCATCAGGATTAAGCAATGTCATTTTAATACTCATCTAAAACGAATGAGAAGGTGAATATTTAAGGAGTTACTATTTGACGATTTCTTATCGTTTATGGTACGTATCTTAAATTTTATGGTTGCTTGGGCTATGTTATCCAACTGCTCATTATTGTTCATGACTTGCACACCAAAGACCGCAGTAAAATGGGTCTGTAGGTCTAACATACGCCTATATTGTTGATGGGCTAGGAAAGCGTTATCCTTCCCCTTTAAGCAATGCATCAAGATAATTATGTTAAGAATAAGCTATTTCaatgaaaagtaataaatttcgtaAAGTTCTTGTCTATTAATAGCTTCACCATATATGTTCTTGGTGTGCAACCGCCTTATTAATTTGCTCTTAAATATCATTATCAAGTTTCTAACATTATCAGCTTTCGGATGATCATCAATTCAGCCACACCACTCCAAGATGTCCTCTCATGAGGGAAAGAAAATATCACAATTACAGCAGACTTCCCTGGGGCGAAGCTGAATCTGTGCTCCtcctattttttgaattacttTCAAGGTCTTAGTCATGACTTATACTATTCTACCAATTTCTATGCTGGTGACCAACAGTGCAATATCGTCAACATGATTCAGAATTAGAACcatattccaaattttttcctttattaattaattattaaaaatatcaaattggcATAAATGTTGAATAGCAATGGAGATAATAAGAAGCCCCAAGGCACTCTCTTGTAGACCTTACCAGATTCAACGAGGGTTTGTCGCACTTGATCCTAAAGTTCTAATGCGATGTCGCACAATATCTGTGACGGACCTAGATTGCACATGTCCTAGTACTAAGCGTATTCCTGTTCACATTTACATAAACTCTTGTGATGTTTGAgatatttattcttttattatttcactaTATTTTCCGTTCGTTGCTTGAACATGAACAGTATCTTCGAAAATTTGTAGCTCTGAAGATTTTAACTTTGTTGCATGTGAAATATGTAGTAACAATTCCTAACTTAACTTAACAAAAAATGCTTTCAAACCGCTAATACACTTATTGAGAGGTGCTTCTACTCAATGGGGTTAAATAAACCGATCCAGCCTTCACTCgataaaaggaaataaaatgccTTTACAGCCATATATGCCACAGCCTCAAACAATTTCCGAGTAGACCTCCAAACAGTTCAAACCAATATGGTCCTGATGTACGTGGATAAGACCAGGATCCCCATCAAAGACTTGCAGAGACGACTACAAACTGTGTTAAAGACCGATAGTGTTAAGTGCAGTGTAAGATGCATGTCTCTCAATCACGATTGCGTCAGATTCACCCTCTACTGGGAAATTACGGATGAAGATATTGCCTTGGCCTGCGAAAAAATACAATTGGTCATCAAGGAGTACGACGGGCTCTTTACTTTGAACTTGAACGGCAAATGTTGACGCGGACATCGGTCTTAGAGTATTTATTTCTCAACAAAAGTATATGATCATCATTGATTTGAGATAAATATTGCATTTATTGGAGTTATTGCACAAATGACGTGAATTCATTATATGATTCCGTGATCATGGGGCAATTATTATGAAATGTTGTTTCATCAGAGTGCCGCCTTATCGAAACCTAAACAACTTTATATTTtgagatatatttttaatctaaaagttTAATATTCAAGCAATGACCTGTGATATTTCCCCTTACGTTTCCGAATATGCTGATAAGTTGGTtatctgaatttttttgtagtgACGGTAGGTTAgtatttagtaataaatttatgttaaatacttgtttttaatttttcaacaactttATGACCGAAGATCTCTATTTCAgtaatattgcaaaaatatcaataGTTTTTCTGTACAATTTTTAGGTATAGCGGAGCTGAACTCTGTATATTTCAAAGTAAATCTCTCAGAAATTCAATcgaatattattataatgcGCTTGGATCCTAGAATCAGCCCCAAAGACACTCAAAAAAGGTAAATTACTATGTAGCCGTTTTTCTATTGTAGTTTCGCCCCACTTAGAGTTGCACAACTACTAGATACtacattatatattatatttaagtaGATTTAAGTTATACATACATGTATAATATAAGATATGCTCAATACTTTATCGACGCACTCTATACCCAAAAATCGGGCTAGTTTTCTATATGAACAATATTCGGGAAACGTtatgttattaaaatacagagtgattgattctcttttaaattttatgtcacaggtgtttccatttttgaaataacaaattgaacttttttatgcacttaaaaaaaaattacaatatcaATTCACAAgttgttctttttttattactctGTTACATAGCGTCTTAGCACCATTTGAgatgtaaaatatgtggttaCTCCTGAGACAGAAAATTCACACACTCTGAATTTTTAGCTTAACTTATTTTGTAGGCTGGCAGCAATATATCCAACAGACCCCATCAAAGTTAGCGTGAAATGCAGTGCTCGAGACGACTGGATTCGTTTCGTGACCTTTTGGGAAGTGACCGATGAAACTGCAACTTTGGCCACGCAAAAAATAGTCCatgtattaaaagaaattgaaaccGACTTTGTCAATAATAGAGGAAACGCcagtttattaaaaagaacGTACGCACAAACCCTGGCAGCAATACAAGCTCAAACAAAGATCGTatcaaaactataaaaaatattgttatgtTACATGTAAATAGATTGttattactgaaaaaaaaatcatattaaagATAATGATACATTGTGGTATTATTCCAAAATTGTGGTTTTTATCTATCCAAACTTCAGAAGGGGGGTCTTGGGGAGTTTTTCTTCGTTTTGCAATTGAAAGGGAAAAAGCAAGTAGTTGTGATTCTGATGATTTCAGCTATAATAGGTAGTATGTtattttgcagtttttgtAGTTCTTTTAGTagacaattattttttgtaagatACACTATACAACCTAATCTCGTTTATGACTACAATTGGTGAGTCATCAACTCATTGGCTTCGTTTCTCGTATCGTTAAGTTATATATTTTGACATTTGACTTTTCAATGATAGTGACAACTGTAACTGGTATTTGCATTTCATTACAAATTTGGATACGGTAATCTTATCcatataaaatctaaaaaattgttcttgtttaaatttatttagatataaattatgaatgaaaagatttaaatgtttaagtAATACTTTGATTGACGggtcaaaattttcttaaatctgCACAAGGTCTCTTATCCAATGTTATGGGTGCTTTAAGTAAGTAGGTGACGTAAATTCTAAGCGTGACAAgtcaaaaacttttacatcttCTCTAAAGATCTGAAGCCAAAAGcattgttattaatataatacTACTGTTAAAGTATAAAGTGAAAATTAGACTGAATTACATCAAATTTTAACTGCAGCTATCATGAGTGGGGAACTTAAGCTTCGGGTAGGTTCCAGGAAAAGTGAGGTAGGTATCCAATTATCTATAGAACTTTACTACATTAACTTAAtagcattattaaattatctcTATATGTTTTAGTTGAgtgttcattttttctttacttttccTTGGCAATAACTCCTCACAAAAAAGGGTTACTGTGGGAAAGATCAGCAAGGGTTTTTGTCCACACCTGCAAGATCCCTTTGCGTGAGCtgttattttgaaacaaaatttaaaaaatatatattattaatgttttcttAGCTGGCTCTAATTCAAACCAGACATGTCATATCTTGTCTAAAGCAGA
This portion of the Euwallacea fornicatus isolate EFF26 chromosome 13, ASM4011564v1, whole genome shotgun sequence genome encodes:
- the LOC136343086 gene encoding uncharacterized protein isoform X1, which produces MYEKINIDVLNNSGIRIVDLRSDTVSKPTPEMREAMYRAPVGDDVYGEDPTVAKLERQAAELLGMEEAVFVASGTMANLIAIMVHCNQRGSEIISGDFGHTFKFEQGGTAQIAGVHTAVIKNNEDGTFSIDDLRKKIRKNPDFHEPISSLIIVENTHNLCGGKVLPLEWMEKVHNVAQEYNLPVHMDGARMMNAAVYLKVPPSRVVRDVDSVCFCLSKGLGCPVGAILAGTSEFIAKARRVRKAIGGGWRQAGIIAAAGLVALDKMIGRLEEDHKHAFQIAKGIAELNSVYFKVNLSEIQSNIIIMRLDPRISPKDTQKRLAAIYPTDPIKVSVKCSARDDWIRFVTFWEVTDETATLATQKIVHVLKEIETDFVNNRGNASLLKRTYAQTLAAIQAQTKIVSKL
- the LOC136343086 gene encoding uncharacterized protein isoform X2, whose translation is MYEKINIDVLNNSGIRIVDLRSDTVSKPTPEMREAMYRAPVGDDVYGEDPTVAKLERQAAELLGMEEAVFVASGTMANLIAIMVHCNQRGSEIISGDFGHTFKFEQGGTAQIAGVHTAVIKNNEDGTFSIDDLRKKIRKNPDFHEPISSLIIVENTHNLCGGKVLPLEWMEKVHNVAQEYNLPVHMDGARMMNAAVYLKVPPSRVVRDVDSVCFCLSKGLGCPVGAILAGTSEFIAKARRVRKAIGGGWRQAGIIAAAGLVALDKMIGRLEEDHKHAFQIAKAIYATASNNFRVDLQTVQTNMVLMYVDKTRIPIKDLQRRLQTVLKTDSVKCSVRCMSLNHDCVRFTLYWEITDEDIALACEKIQLVIKEYDGLFTLNLNGKC